A genomic stretch from Sporocytophaga myxococcoides DSM 11118 includes:
- a CDS encoding efflux RND transporter permease subunit, translating to MWIVRLALDRPYTFVVVSLLILILGLVAISRMAVDIFPNINIPVVSVIWSYNGISPKEMEQRIVTVCERAYTTTVNDIEHIESQSYRGVSVIKIYFQPGAEVEAAVAQLASSSLSLLRILPPGTTAPLILRYNASNVPILQIALSSKTLPEQAINDIATNFIRTGLATVQGAQIPLPYGGKQRNVMVDLDIEALNAKNLSPTDVSNALVSQNLILPAGTVKMGEKEYDVKLNSSTDVIDALNFMPIKEVNGAVIYVKDVAYVHEGYSIQTNIVRFNGKRGSFLTILKAGSASTIDIIDRVKKALPKVLSTVTKELELKLLFDQSLFVRASINNVVKEAAIAACLTGLMILLFLGSWRSTLVVVLSIPLSILTSIIVLYALGQTLNIMTLGGLALAVGILVDDATVEIENTTRNLILEKPLKQGILDSAEEIALPALVSTFSICIVFLPIFFLSGVAQSLFSPLAISVIFAMMASYFLSRTFVPVAIQYLMGKELHLYQPHRYPDKKINSPVWKIHKRFDKRFEQMRERYRRILDSALTGKTFAIILFILFCIISALLFPFLGKDFFPKVDAGQFRLHIRVPSGTRIEQTEIIFGKVEDIIKEVIPPEELDLMLDNMGLPNSGINLAWGGYSSIGSFEGEIQVSLKDQSVPSEVYMKKIRKVVNDRIPGLEISYPPSDIVTQILNFGISAPIDIQVTGRDQQSNYKIALDIANKISKIPGATDVYIPQVFNIPQVKVNVDRTKAQQIGLTQRDVANSVLISLSSSGQTAPNFWLDPKNGISYFVAVQTPQYKINSIEDLGKTTITSSQLKQPQLLTNLSEFDRSVTAGLVSHYNVQPVIDIFTSVQDTDLGSVSDKINEIINGIQSKLPRGTSIEVKGQVQSMNSSFKGLALGLIFAILLVYLLMVINFQSWLDPFIILLGLPGALSGIAWMLFCTQTPISVPALMGAIMCMGVATSNSILLVTFANDEMLTGKNAYESALSAGYTRLRPVVMTALAMIIGMLPMSLGVGEGGEQNAPLGRAVIGGLIVATFTTLFIVPVFYNVFKGKKKVLNEEA from the coding sequence ATGTGGATTGTAAGATTAGCATTAGACAGGCCTTATACTTTTGTAGTAGTTTCTCTGCTGATTCTGATACTTGGACTCGTGGCTATCAGCAGAATGGCTGTTGATATATTTCCAAACATAAACATTCCGGTAGTAAGTGTTATATGGAGTTATAATGGCATTTCTCCTAAAGAGATGGAGCAAAGAATTGTAACAGTATGTGAAAGGGCTTATACAACAACTGTAAATGACATTGAACACATAGAATCTCAATCCTACCGGGGAGTTTCAGTGATCAAAATCTATTTTCAACCGGGTGCAGAAGTAGAAGCGGCCGTTGCTCAGCTTGCATCCAGCTCCCTGAGCTTATTGCGTATTCTTCCACCTGGAACTACAGCACCTTTGATATTAAGGTACAATGCTTCCAATGTGCCTATTTTGCAGATCGCACTTAGCAGTAAAACATTACCAGAGCAAGCCATTAATGACATTGCAACAAATTTTATCCGTACAGGATTGGCAACGGTACAAGGTGCACAAATACCACTGCCTTATGGAGGGAAACAAAGGAATGTAATGGTCGATCTGGACATTGAAGCTCTTAATGCTAAAAATCTCTCTCCAACGGATGTCTCAAATGCCCTGGTCTCACAAAACCTGATTTTGCCAGCCGGAACCGTAAAAATGGGTGAAAAAGAATATGATGTAAAACTTAACTCCAGTACAGATGTCATCGATGCTCTCAATTTCATGCCCATAAAGGAAGTCAATGGAGCAGTGATTTATGTAAAAGATGTAGCATATGTACATGAGGGTTATTCTATTCAAACCAACATTGTCAGGTTTAACGGGAAAAGAGGGAGTTTTCTTACCATATTAAAGGCAGGTTCCGCATCAACAATTGACATTATTGATCGGGTAAAAAAAGCCCTTCCGAAAGTCCTGTCAACAGTAACTAAGGAGCTTGAATTAAAATTGCTTTTTGATCAGTCTCTTTTTGTGAGAGCTTCCATAAACAATGTTGTAAAAGAAGCTGCGATTGCTGCTTGTCTCACAGGACTAATGATTCTTCTGTTTTTAGGAAGCTGGAGAAGCACTTTAGTAGTTGTACTTTCTATTCCTCTAAGTATTCTAACTTCCATAATTGTATTATATGCACTTGGACAAACATTGAACATCATGACCCTTGGAGGATTGGCTCTGGCTGTGGGCATACTCGTAGACGATGCTACAGTAGAGATAGAAAATACTACAAGGAATCTGATACTTGAGAAACCCTTGAAACAGGGCATTCTCGATAGTGCCGAAGAAATAGCCTTGCCTGCCCTTGTAAGTACCTTTTCAATCTGCATAGTATTTCTTCCTATCTTTTTCCTTTCAGGAGTTGCTCAATCATTATTCTCTCCTCTCGCTATTTCAGTAATCTTTGCAATGATGGCGTCTTATTTTCTCTCAAGAACATTTGTACCTGTCGCCATTCAATACCTTATGGGAAAAGAGTTACACCTTTATCAGCCACATCGATATCCGGATAAAAAAATAAATTCTCCTGTATGGAAAATACATAAACGATTTGACAAAAGATTTGAGCAAATGAGAGAGCGCTATAGAAGAATTTTAGACAGTGCTCTTACAGGTAAAACTTTTGCAATTATTCTCTTTATTTTATTTTGCATAATCAGCGCCTTGTTGTTTCCATTTCTTGGAAAAGATTTTTTCCCAAAAGTTGATGCCGGACAATTCAGGCTTCACATAAGAGTTCCCAGTGGAACAAGGATTGAACAAACAGAAATAATTTTCGGTAAAGTTGAAGACATTATTAAAGAAGTCATACCTCCTGAAGAGCTGGATCTGATGCTCGATAATATGGGATTGCCCAATAGCGGAATTAACCTTGCCTGGGGAGGCTATTCATCAATAGGATCCTTTGAGGGCGAAATACAGGTTTCATTAAAGGACCAAAGTGTTCCTTCTGAAGTTTACATGAAAAAAATCAGAAAGGTTGTTAACGACAGGATACCTGGATTGGAGATTAGCTACCCTCCTTCTGACATCGTAACTCAGATCCTTAATTTTGGAATCTCTGCCCCAATAGACATACAAGTAACAGGTAGGGATCAACAATCCAATTACAAAATAGCACTTGACATTGCTAATAAGATTTCAAAAATTCCAGGAGCTACAGATGTTTATATTCCTCAGGTTTTTAATATTCCTCAGGTTAAAGTAAATGTAGACCGCACCAAAGCACAACAAATAGGTTTAACCCAAAGAGATGTTGCCAATAGTGTATTAATATCCCTCTCCTCCAGCGGTCAAACAGCTCCTAACTTCTGGTTAGATCCTAAAAACGGGATAAGTTATTTTGTTGCAGTACAGACACCTCAGTACAAAATAAATTCTATAGAAGATCTGGGTAAAACAACGATAACATCAAGTCAGTTAAAACAGCCACAGTTGCTTACTAACCTTTCTGAATTTGACAGATCTGTTACTGCAGGTCTTGTCTCACATTACAACGTGCAACCTGTAATTGATATATTTACCAGCGTTCAGGATACCGACCTTGGAAGTGTATCAGACAAGATCAATGAAATCATAAACGGAATACAATCAAAGCTGCCCAGAGGCACTTCTATTGAAGTTAAGGGACAAGTCCAAAGTATGAACTCCTCCTTTAAGGGTTTGGCCCTGGGCCTGATCTTTGCTATACTATTGGTATATCTGCTTATGGTCATCAACTTTCAATCGTGGCTTGATCCTTTTATCATATTGCTTGGACTTCCAGGAGCATTATCCGGAATAGCCTGGATGTTATTCTGTACACAAACACCGATAAGTGTGCCAGCGCTTATGGGCGCTATCATGTGCATGGGAGTGGCGACCTCTAATAGTATCCTGCTTGTAACATTTGCAAATGATGAAATGCTTACGGGTAAAAATGCATACGAATCAGCTTTGTCTGCGGGCTACACCAGGTTAAGACCGGTCGTTATGACCGCTTTGGCAATGATCATAGGAATGCTTCCCATGTCATTAGGAGTTGGAGAAGGAGGAGAACAAAACGCTCCACTTGGAAGAGCAGTAATCGGAGGACTTATTGTTGCTACTTTTACTACGCTTTTTATAGTTCCGGTATTTTATAATGTATTCAAAGGAAAAAAGAAAGTATTGAATGAAGAAGCGTAA